A single region of the Stigmatella aurantiaca genome encodes:
- the mdh gene encoding malate dehydrogenase, which yields MTQTRKKKIGLIGGGQIGGNLALIAVQKNLGDVVLFDIPAAEGLVKGKALDINQLSAVDGYDCRVTGTTDWKDVAGSDVIIITAGVPRKPGMSREDLLDINLKIMRDVAANIKTHAPGAFVINVANPLDAMVFALQKISELPKHMVVGMAGVLDTSRFKCFVAEALGCSIRDVEALVLGGHGDDMVPLVRHTTVGGVPLTELLAQDKLDAIVKRTREGGAELVGLYKTGSAYFAPASSAISMAESFLLDRKRILPAAALLEGQYGINGYFFGVPVQIGAGGVEKILTPKLDESEKAALEKSFQSVKKTVDSVKL from the coding sequence ATGACTCAGACCCGTAAGAAGAAGATCGGTCTCATCGGTGGCGGGCAGATCGGTGGCAACCTGGCGCTGATCGCCGTGCAGAAGAACCTCGGCGACGTGGTGCTGTTCGACATCCCCGCGGCCGAGGGGCTCGTCAAGGGCAAGGCGCTGGACATCAACCAGCTGTCCGCGGTGGACGGCTATGACTGCCGCGTCACCGGCACGACGGACTGGAAGGACGTCGCCGGCTCGGACGTCATCATCATCACCGCCGGTGTCCCCCGGAAGCCGGGCATGAGCCGCGAGGACCTGCTCGACATCAACTTGAAGATCATGCGGGACGTGGCGGCGAACATCAAAACGCACGCCCCGGGCGCCTTCGTCATCAACGTGGCGAACCCCCTGGACGCGATGGTGTTCGCGCTCCAGAAGATCTCCGAGCTGCCCAAGCACATGGTGGTGGGCATGGCGGGCGTGCTGGACACCAGCCGCTTCAAGTGCTTCGTGGCCGAGGCGCTCGGCTGCTCCATCCGGGACGTGGAGGCGCTGGTGCTCGGCGGCCACGGCGATGACATGGTGCCCCTGGTGCGTCACACCACCGTGGGCGGCGTGCCCCTGACGGAGCTGCTGGCCCAGGACAAGCTGGACGCCATCGTCAAGCGCACCCGCGAGGGCGGCGCCGAGCTGGTGGGCCTGTACAAGACGGGCAGCGCCTACTTCGCCCCGGCCTCCAGCGCCATCTCCATGGCGGAGAGCTTCCTGCTGGACCGCAAGCGCATCCTGCCGGCCGCGGCCCTGCTGGAGGGCCAGTACGGCATCAACGGCTACTTCTTCGGCGTGCCGGTGCAGATCGGCGCGGGCGGCGTGGAGAAGATCCTCACCCCCAAGCTCGACGAGTCCGAGAAGGCCGCCCTGGAGAAGTCCTTCCAGTCGGTGAAGAAGACGGTCGACAGCGTCAAGCTGTAG
- the sdhA gene encoding succinate dehydrogenase flavoprotein subunit encodes MAAAARFTVVGGGLAGLMTTIKLAEAGHQVDVLSVVPVKRSHSVCAQGGINGAVNTKGEGDHPDIHVMDTLRGGDFLAEQVSVKGMCYAAPGVIYMLDRMGVTFNRTSEGLLDFRRFGGTLHHRTAFAGATTGQQLLYALDEQVRRYEAEGKVTKYEFWEWLGTVKDEAGRCIGSVALDLRTMEIRTFPAEAVCLATGGPGIVFGRSTNSIINTGTAAGRAYIEGAVYANGEFIQVHPTSIPGEDKLRLMSESVRGEGGRVWVPRKKGDTRLPKDIPDSERWYFLEEKYPKYKNLVPRDVATREIFTVCRDLGLGIGGRDGVYLDVTHIPAKTLDAKIKGVMEIYEKFVGDDPRHTPMVIFPGMHYSMGGLHVSFEADPRTLTPAEGSPKNQATRIPGLYAAGEADYAFHGANRLGANSLLSCIYSGMIGGPAMAAYAKNNAQSAAAKSDKYFNDAKKYWDERFATIKKMAGTENPYQLAKELGDVMTENCTVVRYNDRLKKTIEKVRELKDRWKNVNVLDTGNVANRSLSYTNQVWNMLELGEVIATSALLRDESRGAHYKPDFSLPEPKSKDPREDAGWMELWKKRHEKWAKTTMANYSPEGPQISYEDVPTPVLAPEPRWYA; translated from the coding sequence ATGGCAGCAGCAGCGCGGTTCACGGTGGTCGGCGGTGGTCTCGCCGGACTGATGACGACGATCAAGCTGGCCGAGGCGGGGCACCAGGTGGATGTGCTCTCCGTGGTGCCGGTGAAGCGCTCGCACTCGGTATGTGCCCAGGGAGGCATCAACGGTGCGGTGAACACGAAGGGTGAGGGTGACCACCCGGACATCCACGTGATGGACACCCTGCGGGGCGGTGACTTCCTCGCCGAGCAGGTGTCCGTGAAGGGCATGTGCTACGCGGCCCCGGGCGTCATCTACATGCTGGACCGCATGGGGGTGACGTTCAACCGTACCTCCGAGGGCCTGCTGGACTTCCGGCGCTTCGGCGGCACGCTCCACCACCGCACGGCCTTCGCGGGCGCCACCACCGGCCAGCAGCTGCTCTACGCGCTGGACGAGCAGGTGCGCCGCTACGAGGCCGAGGGCAAGGTCACCAAGTACGAGTTCTGGGAGTGGCTCGGCACGGTGAAGGACGAGGCCGGCCGCTGCATCGGCAGCGTGGCGCTGGACTTGCGCACGATGGAGATCCGCACCTTCCCGGCCGAGGCGGTGTGCCTGGCCACGGGCGGCCCGGGCATCGTGTTCGGCCGCTCCACCAACTCCATCATCAACACCGGCACTGCGGCGGGCCGCGCCTACATCGAGGGCGCCGTCTACGCCAACGGCGAGTTCATCCAGGTGCACCCCACCTCCATCCCGGGCGAGGACAAGCTGCGCCTGATGAGCGAGTCGGTGCGTGGCGAGGGTGGCCGCGTGTGGGTGCCGCGCAAGAAGGGCGACACGCGCCTGCCCAAGGACATCCCGGACAGCGAGCGCTGGTACTTCCTCGAGGAGAAGTACCCCAAGTACAAGAACCTGGTGCCGCGCGATGTGGCCACCCGCGAGATCTTCACCGTGTGCCGCGACCTGGGCCTGGGCATCGGCGGCCGCGACGGCGTGTACCTGGATGTGACGCACATCCCCGCCAAGACGCTCGACGCGAAGATCAAGGGCGTGATGGAGATCTACGAGAAGTTCGTGGGGGATGACCCGCGCCACACGCCGATGGTCATCTTCCCGGGCATGCACTACTCCATGGGCGGCCTGCACGTGTCGTTCGAGGCGGACCCGCGCACGCTCACCCCGGCCGAGGGCAGCCCGAAGAACCAGGCCACCCGCATCCCGGGCCTCTACGCGGCCGGCGAGGCGGACTACGCGTTCCACGGCGCGAACCGCCTGGGCGCCAACTCGCTCCTGTCCTGCATCTACTCGGGCATGATCGGCGGCCCGGCCATGGCGGCCTACGCGAAGAACAACGCCCAGAGCGCTGCGGCCAAGAGCGACAAGTACTTCAACGACGCGAAGAAGTACTGGGACGAGCGCTTCGCCACCATCAAGAAGATGGCGGGCACGGAGAACCCGTACCAGCTCGCCAAGGAGCTGGGCGACGTGATGACGGAGAACTGCACCGTCGTGCGCTACAACGACCGGCTCAAGAAGACGATCGAGAAGGTGCGCGAGCTGAAGGACCGCTGGAAGAACGTCAACGTGCTGGACACGGGCAACGTGGCCAACCGGTCGCTCTCCTACACCAACCAGGTGTGGAACATGCTGGAGCTGGGCGAGGTGATCGCCACCAGCGCGCTCCTGCGCGACGAGAGCCGGGGCGCCCACTACAAGCCGGACTTCTCCCTGCCGGAGCCGAAGTCGAAGGACCCGCGCGAGGACGCCGGGTGGATGGAGCTCTGGAAGAAGCGCCACGAGAAGTGGGCCAAGACGACCATGGCGAACTACTCGCCCGAGGGTCCGCAGATCTCCTACGAGGACGTCCCGACCCCGGTCCTGGCGCCGGAGCCGCGCTGGTACGCGTAA